Genomic window (Cheilinus undulatus unplaced genomic scaffold, ASM1832078v1 Contig15, whole genome shotgun sequence):
AGAAAGACCGTTTAGAGTTTCTCTCATTTAACATTATTGTGGagctttatgtctttatttggacaggacagaggatagaggacaaaatcagggagagagagagagatggaccCAACTGTTTAGACTTTCTTCATCATTATTTACTCTTATTTACTATCACTATTCCTGTTTGATGTCATGGATTTAAACGCCTCAGTAACACAAAGACTACATAGAGAGAATAGATGTCATTCTAATAAACAGGATTAAATTAATATCtctgaataaagaaaagaggAGGGAGCAGAGGGGACAAAGACATAAGCAGAGCTTGAGGGAGGCTGAGTTATATTGGAAAGGTGGAAGAGAACAGATATTacaataaaaagagagaaaatgttgaaaaagtcagatatacagcagagagaaagagagagaaaatgtagGAATAAGTGAGGGGAagcagagagatgaagagagagcATGAAAGAAGAGAAATGTGTGAAATATTTACTGTGATGtcagaggattaaaaaaaataaaggaaatatgtgaacactgtcaaaataaaactacatcAGGTCATCTGATACCTGTTCTCATCAGAGAGCTCCTTCCATAGTCCACATACTTCTTCAGCCAGTCAACGCAAATCTGGGTGAGGTAATTCCTATTATTCTCTAACCAAGCCTTGTCATTATTCCACTTGTGTTTGGTGAAGACAGCCCGAGGTGTAGGAGCTACATAGGTCATTGTCTTAAAGTCCAGCGAGACAAAGTCTTCTCCATCATAACCAAACTGATCAAAACCATTGATGTCTTCAGTCTCATCGTCCCACTCACAGCCGTACATGTTCTGGAAAATGTGGAtacctgagagagagagagagagaggtcagTGAAGCAGAGTGAGATCACAGCTCAGTCttcatgatcagctgatttcacaTCTTCACAGTTCAATACTCTTCTttctcaaacacaaacactgagttTCCATGGCGACCATCAGATTAAACTGATCCAGGACTGAACATCCACTCTCTGTGGATCAGTCCAACATTTCCCTCGTCCTGGGACAAACTCCACACTCCACTGTCCTGAGCTGGTCTACAAGTTTCCACTGAAGGAGAGTCTGGGTCCAGGATCAGTGTGTAGACTGGTGCTGCTCGGCCCTCACAGTGTTCAGCAGTGTGTTACTGCAGCTGCTCACACAAGGCACAGACCAGCACTACCATTATGGAGACTGGGAGGACGTCTGCGTCCTGATTGCTTCATCCATCTGTCAATCATTCAACACTAACAAcagctgtttcctgctgcagaTGTTTGTTTGATGCTGCCTGAGAGGACGGACCAACACTCAGGTCAGAACAGTGGAGATAATCTCATCTAATCTGGACTAAGACTTTTTATTAAGAGCTCACACTAAAGATTCTTTCATTAGACAATTATTTGGATTTATTCATCAaacatttgattattttaaaaggtcaacaaaGACTGGGGTGAACTTTTTCATTTGTTACATGAGAACACTGAGCTGGATTTAATCTACAATCATAGAAAACAGATTATTAATTCTGTCACACAAACACTGGTAAAGTTCAATTAATCTACTGTAATCTAGATTTAATCTATACATGTATATTATGGGATGGACACTGGAAATCAGTACAGTTGACTTCATCTCATCAAATATGTTTTCtgatcaatatttacagctcaaaCTCCTCCTGTCTGTCATTATTGATTATGTTCTGACTCTAGTTTTATCAATCATGACATGCTTTCATCTGTTCAAAGTCAAACCGCTCCATAACAACGTCTCATGAACTCATTCAATCTTTAAACTGCCTCTTTTTCTGCCTAACACACAACAGTCTGTCATTATTTTACATCCTGACTGTGACATAGACACACAGTGGTGGACTTCATCTAGTCTAATCTAATCTGCACTTGTTCTTCTCATAGATTTGATCACTTCTATTTTATATTGATTATGGACACAGTCAGGTCAGTACAGTAGAGTCGTGCTCTTCAACTCTTTAAACGTCTCATCTCAATGTGACATTTATCATGTCGTCCTGTCACTCAGCTTCATCAAAACATGCTGCTCCTCCTCTCATGTGAGGACCCAGCACAAGCACCCTGTGTCCCATTCAGGGTCCTGCTCCTCACTTTGACAAACCAGCCAGTAATGTTGCTCTATCAGCTGTGTGTTGTTTAAGCTGCTGTGATCATCGGCTTTTCTAAAGGACAGGAAATATGGACCAGCCTCACTGTGGACACTTCACTCCACTTATTCTCATGTCATCTAGTGGAGATCAAGTCTTCACAATCTCTGGGGATTATTATGGGATGGACACAAACACTCAATCAGAGCAGTACAGCAGCATCCAGGAGTCTGAGTCTCTCTCATGTTTCTGTTCAGTCCCACTGTTTGTTTCAGAGAAAAGACTTCATCAGACTGATTCAAGCATGGGGAGAAAACACACTCCTGACTCTGAGAGTTCAAATCTGTTTACActcaaataaaactaaagacaaacacaaactcacCTCCAGTTTGGTTGAAGCGCTGCTTTGCAGTGTCAATGTTGGCTTTGAAGGCCTGCTGGGTACCCTGACACTTTACAGTCTCCCCCTCCCAGTAGTCTGCTTTTCTTTCTGTGACTTTGTTCATCCAGTCCTGTTTGGGTACATCCTTCTTGATGTTACTGTCATAGTAATCTATCTGAAAATCATCCACCATCCCAACAGCCACAAACTCTGGGAAGTTTGGGACTCCAGACGATGCCGTGTAGAAATACTGCAGAGAGTGAGTCACTGTaagaagaaaatgttttcatcagttcagttttatttcacacttttattCATCATTGAACAATGTTATTATCCAGCAGATTTAAACAACATTCAACACAATCTAATAATCTCTTCACACTCATTAAATGCTGAAACTCATTAGAGCATCATGAGAGAAATCATGAcactaatattttttaatttccaaccACTtgaatttatgaaataaaaaacattgttCAGTTATGTTTTCTTCCGTTTGGGGTCTAAACtgcaaagagacaggacaaaacaaacacctTTAAGATACCTTTGGGACGTGCATGCATACAccttattttacttcattttcctgagacagcatggaaatttgggacattttgggggaattttctcCTTATCTTGgggaaaaaacagctttgttgtGTAAAGAAGAGGACATAAATAAGAGTAAATCTTGagacaaatactgaaatttactcatcatcataagaaaacctaaaaaatgcAAGTTTGAATTTCCTGtgtgtccacttagggcttctgtacatcgacttttgacacattttttattagTACACGATCACGACACACTGGAAAGAgatctgtgacccacttttgggtcctgatttgGGATGGATGATTCaggaaaaaatcaaatttgGATTATTCGTAGTGCCTCATCCTATGTATCTCTTCAACAAATGTTATCAATAAACAATTAATATTAAACGCATCACAATTTCAATAGATTAAACTAATGAggaatgtgttttaaaaatgtcccattgTGATTATTTcaactcatattgcaaattcaaTATAAATTGATGAAATGAAGGAATGATcacttttatgtcattctcattgtcatcaacaacaaaaaatctacaaaaacaaGATAAGCTGGATGTTTTGCAGATGATTCTGGGAAAAAAGGCACGTGTATTTTGATACAAATATCAGGTTAGGAAATATTTCACCTCctgtgattttaaaattgcaggACATATTGTGAGTTAATCTGACTTTAAATGAATTTCCCAGTCTTAGTCCTGACCCACCAGGTGAGAACCAGAGCCACAAataattaaagtttaaagagaGGAAACTTTCTGCTGATGATTTTTAGTATTggacatttcattaaaaacattaacccAACAATACTATATGGTTTCTGAATACATGCAGATCACTTTTGAAAATTAACTtctctttattaaaaacaacaagactGATAAATGGCATAAAACACATCATTATAATaaattatacaaataaaataattactGTTCTTTTAAAACTTCTGCTTATGTTTCATAAATGATCAAGAATAAATCTACCCCTGTTAATGAAACACTCAAACATTGTAGCTTTATCAATCCTGAATTTTTGAGGCTGGTGTCAAAGTTGATTTTTTCAgacattcaaacattttattttggtgacTAAAATCCAAACTGAGCGCTGACACTTCCGCTCAGGAATAAACTTGTGACGGCTCTCTGGTGGACAAACTGGAATCAACACAGCGCTTCTCAATCATTTTACTCATAATTTACTGCGTCCTGTTACAAATCCAACATCTGTAGCTGACGCTGTCAGTTGTTTTGGGTTGTCATGGCAACGTAAAAGGCAAAATACATAAATTTAATTTACAGGGTTGCTagattaatttttgttttcagtcaaGAAATTTTTACTTTGTTAATATTTATAATGTTATAAGCcaagttattattttatttatttgtccgTGTTCGTCctgtaaataaagtttcatGGTGTTACCGGAAGCAAGCTAGGACGGAGAGAGATTCGCGGGTTGCCATGGATAAGAGTAAACTCCTGCTGTCCTTTTGTTCCCTTTTTCTGTTGGTTTTCAGGCGAACACGataaatgttgtttgttttattgtttatgaGTTTTAAGTTGTCTGTATGTCGTATATTGTTTTAAACTGTACATTGTTTATAATTTCAGTTTTCACGGTGCTCCACGTCTTTTCTTCTGTGAAGATTAAAACCTAAAAGTGGACATCAGTTGTCTCCTGAGTTTGAGTGACCAACAGTTATAACATCAATGCAGACCCCAAAATCTCCTCACAAAGCTGATGTCAGCAGATCTATCTGTGTAGATCTACTAAACGCTCTGATATTTGACATCAATCACATTTAATAGCTGCTGTGTGATGAGATCTGACCAAaccaaaacacaaacattcacaaAGATCAGGATTATCTGGACAACACGGTTCaacttgactttttaaaaatagaacaaTGTTTGTGCAGATATTTGAGTTTAAAACAAGATGAAATTTAATGACTGTGAATGTTTATTACCATTAGAGACAAAATCGAAACTAAATAACAATCATGATCAAAATCAATGAATTAACATTTctatatcctcctgagacccagaggaaaaaaagttttgctTTGTGGATGTTTTTATGATAGTTTAAGAATTGTGGTTGAGAGAAACatgttgcaaatttttttttcaaaaacattgtttttttatgtttttatggactGTCCACTGTAGTGGACATCGGGTCTTGCTTGATACAGAATATAGTGATGTAATGTTTTGATACTGAATTCGTTTTCATGTGGATTTCTTTCAAACATTCTTTTCATTTCACAAAGATTAAAGCAGAATAAGACAGTTAAATGGAGAAAACACATCTGAATGCATTTTACTTTGTATAAAGGAGGAAATCAGCACATTTCAATTGTCAATGTTCTGtttgaaatgatgaaaagatGCCAGGAAGCAATCAGGGCTACAATGTACACATATTTGACTAAGGGCCGGTAGTTACTGGAATATTCTTACTGGTACTTCCCACAATAAACATttgaacaaaaatgtaaacttagcaGACCATCCAAGAATACTCAAACTCATGGCAGAAAAACTCTTCATGTTgcacatacaggtgcatctcagtaaataatatcatcaaaaagttgatttattttagtaattaaattcaaaaagcTTAACTCATATCTACAGATTCatcaagtttttatttctttcactgTTAATGATTATGGATTACAGCTAacgaaaacccaaaattcagtgtctcagaaaattagaatattgtgaaaaagtttaatattggagattcatggtgtcacacttaaatcagctaatgaactccaaacacctgcaaaggtttcctgagcctttaaatggtctctcagtctgggtcagtaggctacacaatcatggcgaggactgcagacttgacagatgtccagaagacagtcattgacaccctccacaaggagggtaagccacaaaaggtcattgctaaagaagctgcttgctcacagagtgctgtatccaagcatattcatagaaagttggaaggaaaaagtgtggaaaaTAAAAGGATAGTGAGGATTGTGAAACGAATATGGGGATCTTCTCAAGGAGTGGACTGCAGCTGAAGACTTCAAGAGACACTACGTAGAAATGGATCCAGGACCTGGACTATAACTGTTACATTCCTTGAATCAAGCCAAtcttgaaccagagacaacgtcagaagctacttacctgggctgtggagaaaaagaactggactgttgtggtctcagtggcCAAGTCCTCTTCTCAGAtcaaagtacattttgcatgtcatttggaaatcaaggtcccagagtctggaggaggagtggagaggcacagaatccacattgcttgaagtccagtatgaagtttccacagtcagtgatgatttgggctgccatggcatctgctggtgttggtccactgtgttttcagccatctaccaggacattttagagaccttcatccttccttctgctgacaagctttatggagatgctgatttcattttccagcaggacttgacacctgcccacactgtcaaaggtaccaaaagctgcttcaatgaccatggtgttactgtgcttgattcagacctgaaccccatagagaatctatggggacATCAGATCAGCAAcgcagacaagctgaaggccgctatcaaagaaacctgggcttcataacacctcagcagtgccacagactgattgcctccatgctaTGCTGCAGTGCTACAGCAATTCATCCAAAATGAGCCCCAAACAAATACTGAGTGCTGTACATGTTCATACTTTTCAATAGTCCAACATTTCTATGTTAAAAATcctattttattgatttaagacatattcaaattttctgagatactgaagtttgtgttttcattggtTGTAAGCCATGCttattaaaatcaaaagaaataaacccttgaaatatatcagtctgtgttTAATGAATCTATAGCCCTGTGTTCCCTGATGTATTAAAAATAGGGGGTAGTAAGTCACGATGTCCACTACAATGGACATCAAATAAAAATTGTGTTTTGAAAGGGGTAAAATTACtgtggctttttaaaaatctactaAAATGAAGTCAAGACTGTgatcttaaagaaaaaagttcaTATTTAGCAACAGTAACAtaatatctgcaaaaaaatggtcaacTTATCCCACTTACTGCTATAAAACATGAAAGTTGAAATTTCctccattttgaaaaaaacagtgCATGTGCTGTGTTGGCCACACCCCCACAAATTTGGTTTTAAAGAGAGCCCAGGATGTCTTCTTAAAGGGGACAGCAGGATTTAGATAGATTCTACAAATTATGCATGACTTACAGGTCTCAGACTCATGTCCACTACGGTGGACAAACATGAATTGCCGGGTCTTAGAAGGATATTAATCTCTCATCTCTTCATATTAATGTTCACTCTGAACAATTCAACAATCTTCAGTCCTGAAAC
Coding sequences:
- the LOC121506626 gene encoding class I histocompatibility antigen, F10 alpha chain-like, yielding MKTVMFLTLLGLFLHDTTAVTHSLQYFYTASSGVPNFPEFVAVGMVDDFQIDYYDSNIKKDVPKQDWMNKVTERKADYWEGETVKCQGTQQAFKANIDTAKQRFNQTGGIHIFQNMYGCEWDDETEDINGFDQFGYDGEDFVSLDFKTMTYVAPTPRAVFTKHKWNNDKAWLENNRNYLTQICVDWLKKYVDYGRSSLMRTDLPTVSLLQKSPSSRITCHATGFYPNRAVMFWRKDGEELQEDVDVGEILPNPDGSFQMSADLELPSGDWEKYNCVFQLSGVKEDIVTRLEKREIKTNHVDNTIIGIIAGVVILAVIIAGIGFLIYKKRAPKRPPSPASDSGVEQSMLPNPSS